One segment of Cutaneotrichosporon cavernicola HIS019 DNA, chromosome: 4 DNA contains the following:
- a CDS encoding uncharacterized protein (Fungal specific transcription factor domain): protein MQGYPPRAFDDGDTDSNYPSPGKEEKKAERRGVINRVNRACNNCRRMKMRCVGAEDPPCKRCRNGGLECIMEKPGRGGNENVGDDRIRSLETQVAGIQNTLSDLVQTLRAGMSSGASNGSGHTPDYGQGYAAMSAIQGTSPRTFHPVPGLTSQPRHSSQMAGVTPPNNLQSLLGRASQGTINPYASASTSYSQPIHRAERKPWQAFSMPGTDVEASRRHMSLPPSRAGSEDREDMLGPDDIVAPLGAMSSMAGLVEAAVERAREEKAHGEVTAPTPGKRDAEEERGGIQKKSRMSFSSDAPAVVEAQGLPQTLAPAKPKSRVKKTHVHAYPDAVELGIVTEEEGRELMGIYYSGSSNFIPCYDPSFDTWDSLKVRSPFSITTIVMIGARVRDGGGPVSHVQRLCLEHVQKIAQGTMFNPVARVEAVQAMSILAAFSDNGWLAGGHAVRMALDIGINKSFIKLLRSGMGNGKTPEELEEERPLVVHSRVWFCLYLMEHQMAYGTGRPAILREDESIHQCRRLLEHPLSITSDARLVSTVELTALRAPLHIELTASPDLPIEPSTLTRLKQANHEFDSWERYWDRVLSDRFGKARGDFYRESLVIQRQYAELFVNSQLLRGIREPSDVVSMPDEKRALAIRAMRNAQTVLEVCLKGQNYRNGLRYAVHYTHVCAAFAASFLIRIARLFPQELNLKKTAKDVEELASILAEIPAGRYARSLRLILRRARRAKVIPAASERTSPHRAHALLPLTNATGAAAAGATPAEQSSFSPTALVNTPFLAVSPNNLLLNATNQLLDESPQSAQELSEFDLLFARENLERSGLQIGEGEHLPLFLDGHSLGDIQTTGDPSAFLGLEQFFLPADVDNRLAGGNIPQETADLWW, encoded by the exons aTGCAGGGTTATCCGCCACGAGCTTTCGACGACGGAGATACAGACAGCAACTACCCCTCACCAGGCaaagaggagaagaaggctgaGCGGCGAGGTGTCATCAACCGCGTCAACC GAGCATGC aaCAACTGCCGCCGGATGAAGATGCGCTGCGTTGGCGCAGAAGATCCGCCATGCAAGCGCTGTCGGAACGGTGGCCTCGAGTGTATCATGGAGAAGCCAGGCCGGGGCGGCAACGAGAACGTTGGCGATGA CCGCATCCGGTCGCTCGAGACCCAGGTTGCCGGGATCCAGAACACATTGTCTGACCTCGTGCAGACGTTGCGGGCCGGGATGTCGAGCGGCGCTTCCAACGGGTCTGGTCACACGCCAGACTACGGGCAAGGGTACGCTGCCATGTCGGCAATCCAGGGCACATCACCACGGACGTTCCATCCTGTTCCCGGGCTCACATCGCAACCACGACACTCGTCACAGATGGCGGGTGTCACACCTCCGAACAACCTCCAATCGCTGTTAGGAAGGGCGAGCCAGGGCACGATAAATCCGTACGCCTCCGCATCAACGTCCTACTCCCAGCCCATTCACAGGGCGGAGCGCAAGCCGTGGCAGGCATTCTCAATGCCGGGCACCGATGTCGAGGCGTCACGGCGACACATGTCACTACCTCCATCACGCGCAGGGTCAGAAGACCGGGAAGACATGCTTGGGCCGGACGACATCGTGGCGCCCCTCGGCGCGATGAGCAGCATGGCTGGGTTGGTAGAGGCAGCCGTGGAACGTGCACGTGAGGAGAAGGCACATGGAGAGGTGACTGCGCCGACACCTGGAAAACGTGacgcagaggaggagagaggcgGGATACAAAAGAAGTCGCGCATGAGCTTCTCATCGGACGCGCcggccgtcgtcgaggcaCAAGGACTACCGCAAACGCTTGCCCCTGCCAAACCCAAGTCACGCGTTAAGAAGACACATGTGCACGCGTATCCCGATGCGGTGGAGCTCGGTATTGTCacggaagaggaggggcgCGAACTCATGGGCATCTACTACTCCGGCAGCTCGAACTTTATCCCGTGTTACGACCCGTCGTTCGACACGTGGGACAGTCTCAAGGTCCGGTCACCGTTCAGCATAACCACGATCGTCATGATTGGGGCACGCGTgcgcgatggcggcgggccGGTCAGCCACGTGCAACGGCTGTGCCTCGAGCATGTACAGAAGATTGCCCAAGGGACCATGTTCAACCCCGTTGcccgcgtcgaggccgtgcAGGCAATGAGCATCCTTGCCGCATTCAGCGACAACGGGTGGTTGGCCGGCGGTCATGCCGTACGGATGGCGCTCGACATCGGCATCAACAAGAGTTTCATCAAGCTCCTGCGCTCGGGGATGGGTAATGGCAAGACGCCcgaggaactcgaggaggaacgcCCGCTCGTCGTTCACTCACGTGTTTGGTTCTGCCTATACCTCATGGAGCACCAAATGGCGTACGGAACAGGGCGACCAGCCATCCTGCGCGAAGACGAGAGCATCCACCAGTGCCGCCGCCTGCTTGAGCACCCCTTGAGCATCAcgagcgacgcgcgcctcgtGTCGACAGTCGAGCTCACTGCCCTGCGTGCGCCGCTGCATATCGAGTTGACTGCAAGTCCCGATCTCCCTATCGAGCCGAGCACGCTCACGCGTCTCAAACAGGCGAACCACGAGTTCGACTCTTGGGAGAGGTACTGGGACCGCGTCTTGTCTGACAGATTCGGCAAGGCGCGAGGCGACTTTTACCGCGAGAGCCTCGTTATCCAGAGGCAGTACGCCGAGCTGTTTGTCAACTCGCAGTTGCTGCGCGGCATCCGCGAGCCGAGTGATGTCGTGAGCATGCCCGACGAGAAACGCGCGTTGGCAATACGCGCTATGCGGAACGCGCAGACTGTACTCGAGGTGTGTCTGAAGGGCCAGAACTATCGCAATGGGCTCCGCTACGCGGTTCATTACACGCATGTGTGCGCTGCGTTTGCCGCGAGTTTCCTCATCCGCATCGCGAGGTTGTTCCCCCAAGAACTCAACTTGAAGAAGACAGCCAAGGACGTGGAGGAGTTGGCGAGTATCTTGGCGGAGA tccCCGCTGGTCGCTACGCCCGCTCTCTTCGGCTCATTCTTCGCCGCGCACGGCGCGCCAAAGTCATTCCCGCGGCGTCGGAACGCACGTCACCTCACCGCGCGCACGCATTGCTCCCGTTGACCAACGCCACAggcgccgcagcagcaggagcGACACCCGCCGAGCAgtcttccttctccccaACAGCTCTTGTCAACACCCCCTTCCTAGCCGTCTCGCCAAACAATCTGCTCCTGAACGCGACGAAccagctccttgacgagTCCCCACAGTCCGCCCAAGAGCTCAGCGAGTTCGACCTCCTCTTTGCGCGTGAGAACCTCGAGCGCTCGGGCCTCCAgatcggcgagggcgagcaccTCCCGCTCTTCCTTGACGGACacagcctcggcgacatCCAGACCACTGGCGACCCAAGCGCATTTCTGGGTCTCGAGCAGTTCTTCCTCCCTGCTGACGTGGATAACCGGCTCGCGGGTGGAAACATTCCACAAGAAACAGCCGATCTGTGGTGGTAG
- a CDS encoding uncharacterized protein (Sugar (and other) transporter): MLAKYHANSDKQDELVLFELPEIKEAIDTEGSAVQGVSYVSFFKTPGNRHRLAILIMVGFFSQWVGNGIISYYLGPILESGFNGCLQIWNWFLAIGGSLCVERLGRRKLWLTSAIGMFVSFSIIMGCSAAYSDYGLTKASPAVVVRVRRRW; the protein is encoded by the exons ATGCTCGCAAAGTACCACGCCAACAGCGACAAGCAGGACGAGTTGGTTCTTTTCGAGCTCCCGGAGATCAAGGAAGCGATCGACACCGAGGGTAGTGCAGTCCAAGGTGTCTCGTACGTGAGCTTCTTCAAGACCCCTGGAAaccgccaccgcctcgccatTCTAATCATGGTTGGCTTCTTCTCCCAGTGGGTGGGCAACGGTATCATCTCGTACTACCTCGGGCCCATCCTCGAGTCG GGCTTCAACGGCTGCCTCCAGATCTGGAACTGGTTCCTCGCCATCGGAGGTTCGCTCTGCGTGGAGCGCTTGGGGCGCAGGAAGCTTTGGCTCACGTCTGCCATCGGCATGTtcgtctccttctccatcaTCATGGGATGCTCAGCCGCATACTCTGACTACGGCCTGACCAAAGCCAGCCCCGCCGTCGTGGTGCGTGTACGCCGAAGGTGGTAG